One window from the genome of Azotosporobacter soli encodes:
- the gyrA gene encoding DNA gyrase subunit A: MDFGLGRVLPIQIEEEMKNSYIDYAMSVIVMRALPDVRDGLKPVHRRILYAMHEAGMAPNKPYKKSARIVGEVLGKYHPHGDSSVYEAAVRMAQDFSTRNLLVDGHGNFGSVDGDSAAAMRYTEVRMSRYAEEMLADIEKDTVDFGPNYDESLQEPSVLPAKAPNLLVNGSSGIAVGMATNIPPHNLGEVVDALVMMIEDPDISIPDLMMAIKGPDFPTGGLVLGREGIKSAYMTGRGVVKMRAQARVEKMQSGKNRILVTELPYQVNKARMIEKIADLVRDKAIDGITDLRDESDRNGMRVVIELRRDVNPDVVLNLLYKHTQMQESFGIIMLALVNRKPQVLNLQQVLYYYLEHQKEVVVRRTRFELAKAKARAHILEGLKIALDNIDAVIKMIRASSTAEIARNALMEGFSLSEKQSQAILDMRLQRLTGLERDKIEQEYKDIMETIEWLESVLADEAKVLNIIKEELLDVKRRFADARRTVITSDLSKLEMEDLIAEEDIVITLTHGNYIKRLPVDTYRSQKRGGRGVAGMGTKEEDFVEQLFVTTTHHNILFFTSRGRVYRLKGYEIPEASRTAKGTATVNLLPLEAQERITAVIPIKEFSNDRFLFMATRLGTVKKTELMEYDTARKGGIIAIGLRDEDELIGVKLTAGEHHVMMGTRGGKAICFPESDVRSMGRSASGVRGISLDDDDEVVGMDTFRKDGEILTVSRDGYGKRTAAAEYRNQKRGGKGVINLKVTDKTGPVVGIKVVRPGQEIILISSEGIVIRIDLEEVSLISRNTQGVKLMKTASDDTVVAMALVEKKSDE, translated from the coding sequence GTGGATTTTGGTTTAGGAAGAGTATTGCCGATACAAATCGAAGAGGAAATGAAAAATTCGTATATTGATTATGCCATGAGCGTTATCGTCATGCGCGCGTTGCCGGATGTGCGGGACGGTCTTAAGCCGGTACATCGCCGCATCTTATACGCGATGCATGAAGCGGGCATGGCGCCCAACAAGCCGTACAAGAAATCGGCTCGTATCGTCGGGGAAGTTCTCGGTAAGTATCATCCGCACGGCGACAGTTCCGTCTATGAAGCCGCGGTCCGGATGGCGCAGGATTTTTCGACGCGGAATTTGTTGGTCGACGGCCATGGCAACTTTGGTTCTGTCGACGGCGATTCGGCGGCGGCCATGCGTTACACAGAGGTGCGCATGTCTCGCTATGCCGAGGAAATGCTGGCGGATATCGAAAAGGATACCGTCGATTTTGGGCCGAACTATGATGAATCGCTGCAGGAGCCTAGCGTGCTGCCGGCTAAAGCGCCGAATCTGCTGGTCAATGGTTCTTCCGGCATTGCGGTCGGCATGGCGACGAACATACCGCCGCACAATTTAGGCGAAGTCGTCGATGCGCTGGTCATGATGATTGAGGATCCGGATATCTCGATACCGGATCTGATGATGGCGATTAAAGGGCCTGACTTTCCGACCGGTGGTCTTGTCTTAGGTCGTGAAGGCATTAAGTCTGCTTACATGACGGGGCGCGGCGTCGTCAAGATGCGTGCGCAGGCGCGCGTCGAAAAGATGCAAAGCGGCAAGAACCGTATTCTTGTCACCGAATTGCCGTACCAGGTCAATAAGGCACGCATGATTGAAAAAATTGCCGATCTCGTGCGCGACAAAGCCATTGACGGCATTACCGATTTGCGCGATGAAAGCGATCGCAACGGCATGCGCGTGGTCATCGAATTGCGCCGCGACGTCAATCCGGACGTCGTTTTGAACCTGCTCTATAAACATACGCAAATGCAGGAAAGCTTCGGCATCATCATGCTGGCGCTTGTTAATCGCAAACCGCAGGTTCTCAATCTGCAGCAGGTGCTTTATTATTATCTCGAGCATCAAAAAGAAGTCGTTGTCCGTCGGACTCGCTTCGAGCTGGCGAAAGCCAAAGCGCGGGCACATATTTTAGAAGGTTTGAAAATCGCGCTCGACAATATCGATGCGGTCATCAAGATGATCCGTGCATCGAGTACGGCCGAAATCGCACGCAACGCCCTGATGGAAGGCTTTAGCCTTTCGGAAAAGCAGTCGCAGGCGATCCTCGACATGCGCCTGCAGCGCCTGACCGGTTTGGAACGCGACAAGATCGAGCAGGAATACAAAGACATCATGGAAACGATCGAATGGCTGGAAAGCGTTCTGGCTGACGAGGCGAAAGTGTTGAATATCATCAAAGAAGAACTGCTGGATGTGAAACGGCGCTTCGCCGATGCGAGACGCACGGTCATTACCAGCGACCTGTCCAAACTGGAAATGGAAGATCTGATTGCCGAGGAGGATATCGTCATTACGCTGACGCACGGCAATTACATCAAGCGTCTGCCGGTCGATACCTATCGCAGCCAGAAACGCGGCGGACGCGGCGTGGCCGGCATGGGCACGAAGGAAGAAGATTTTGTCGAGCAACTGTTCGTCACTACGACGCATCATAACATCCTCTTCTTTACCAGCCGGGGCCGGGTTTATCGCCTGAAAGGCTATGAAATTCCGGAAGCCAGCCGTACGGCGAAAGGGACCGCGACCGTGAACCTGCTGCCGCTTGAGGCGCAGGAACGGATCACCGCAGTCATTCCGATCAAAGAATTCTCCAACGACCGCTTCTTATTCATGGCGACCCGTTTGGGCACTGTCAAGAAGACGGAACTGATGGAATATGATACGGCGCGCAAAGGCGGCATCATCGCGATCGGCCTCAGGGATGAGGATGAATTGATCGGCGTCAAACTGACCGCCGGCGAACATCATGTCATGATGGGGACGCGCGGCGGCAAGGCGATCTGCTTCCCTGAATCCGATGTACGGTCGATGGGCCGTTCGGCCTCGGGCGTTCGCGGCATCAGCCTGGATGACGATGATGAAGTCGTCGGCATGGATACCTTCCGCAAAGACGGCGAGATCCTTACCGTCAGCCGCGATGGCTACGGCAAGCGGACCGCAGCCGCCGAATACCGCAATCAAAAGCGCGGCGGCAAAGGCGTCATTAATCTCAAGGTCACCGATAAGACCGGTCCGGTAGTCGGCATCAAGGTTGTCCGTCCCGGCCAGGAAATCATTCTGATCAGCAGCGAGGGCATTGTCATTCGCA
- the buk gene encoding butyrate kinase, producing the protein MYRILTINPGSTSTKLAVYHDDKETLSQNLSHSAAELAQFANIIDQLEYRLAKIQDFLHANSLSPADFSAIVARGGLLKPMLSGTYAINDVMLADLSSARYGDHASNLGAILAQRLAKESGCPSFIVDPVVVDELSDLARISGLPELPRKSIFHALNQKAVAKRFAKRIGRPYGELNLIVAHLGGGISVGCHRQGQVVDVNNALNGDGPFSPERAGTLPAEQLADYVLRNHLTGAEIAKKIAGSGGLVAHLGLNDVREVQKLVASGDKKAQQVYEAMIYQVARSIAAAAVPVCGKVDYILLTGGIAHSEYITGKLKEYIGFIAPVTVIPGENELQALAEGALRVLTQEEDALQYQ; encoded by the coding sequence ATGTACAGAATTTTGACGATCAACCCCGGTTCCACTTCCACGAAACTGGCTGTCTATCATGACGACAAAGAAACGCTGAGTCAAAATCTCAGCCACAGCGCCGCCGAGTTGGCGCAGTTTGCCAACATCATCGACCAGTTGGAGTACCGCCTGGCAAAGATTCAAGATTTCCTGCACGCCAACTCTCTTTCCCCTGCCGATTTTTCCGCGATCGTCGCGCGCGGCGGTCTATTAAAGCCGATGCTCAGCGGCACGTATGCAATCAATGATGTCATGCTAGCCGACCTCAGCAGCGCGCGCTACGGCGATCACGCTTCTAATCTCGGCGCCATCTTGGCCCAGCGCTTAGCAAAAGAAAGCGGTTGCCCTTCTTTCATCGTCGATCCAGTCGTTGTCGATGAATTGAGCGATTTGGCCCGCATCAGCGGTCTGCCGGAGCTGCCGCGCAAAAGCATCTTTCACGCCCTTAACCAAAAAGCGGTGGCCAAACGCTTCGCCAAGCGCATTGGTCGCCCCTATGGCGAATTGAATCTGATCGTGGCTCATCTGGGCGGCGGCATTTCCGTCGGCTGCCATCGGCAGGGCCAAGTCGTCGACGTCAACAACGCTCTGAACGGCGACGGTCCTTTTTCACCTGAACGAGCCGGCACGCTTCCCGCTGAGCAACTAGCCGACTACGTGCTGCGCAATCATCTAACTGGCGCTGAAATAGCCAAGAAAATCGCTGGTTCCGGCGGCTTGGTCGCGCATTTGGGGTTAAACGATGTACGCGAGGTGCAAAAACTAGTTGCGTCTGGCGATAAAAAGGCTCAGCAGGTTTATGAAGCAATGATTTATCAGGTCGCCCGCTCGATTGCCGCAGCGGCCGTTCCGGTCTGCGGCAAAGTCGATTACATTCTGCTGACCGGCGGCATCGCCCACTCCGAATACATCACCGGAAAACTGAAAGAGTACATCGGTTTTATCGCACCGGTCACGGTGATTCCGGGCGAAAATGAGCTGCAGGCCTTAGCGGAAGGCGCTTTGCGCGTTTTGACGCAAGAGGAAGATGCGCTTCAGTATCAATAA
- a CDS encoding ATP-binding protein, protein MKLSDRKKSYDDLLAENARLRKTLQAFHADSDSASAALSCPCCKDVPAEAIATPLLNEQEDFSCIIESIPDIILRLDAAQRIIFVNHAVCDLSGRMTKEFLGKRICEVDNIDPSFVRSFQNSINQLFEHGQILTAEFSFDDGIKTRHYHARYMPEKTAHDTMRGALCIFHDITIYKQMLKEIARLDRLNLIGEMAAGIGHEVRNPMTTVRGFLQVLQRKTEFQPQYEFFQLMIEELDRANSIITEFLSLAKNKPVHLEEQNLVKIIQSLLPLMQADATLTDTYLEAVLELVPSILLDEKEIRQLILNLVRNGIEAMPHGGKLLLRTYLEPGHVCLSISDQGGGIPADILSNLGTPFLTTKQNGTGLGLAVCCSIVSRHNATLYPSSDANGTTFVVKFPF, encoded by the coding sequence TTGAAATTGAGCGATCGAAAGAAAAGCTATGACGATTTGCTTGCGGAAAATGCACGGTTGCGCAAAACGCTGCAGGCTTTTCATGCCGATTCAGACTCTGCTTCCGCCGCTTTGTCCTGCCCCTGCTGCAAGGACGTTCCGGCAGAAGCAATCGCAACGCCATTGCTGAACGAACAAGAAGATTTTTCTTGCATCATCGAAAGCATCCCTGACATCATCCTGCGCCTCGACGCAGCGCAGCGCATCATCTTCGTTAATCACGCAGTCTGCGATCTGTCGGGCCGGATGACAAAAGAATTTCTTGGAAAACGAATTTGCGAAGTAGACAATATCGATCCGTCTTTTGTCCGTTCTTTTCAGAACAGCATCAACCAACTCTTTGAACACGGACAGATCCTGACCGCTGAATTTTCCTTTGACGACGGCATAAAAACACGCCATTATCATGCCCGCTACATGCCGGAAAAAACGGCGCACGACACAATGCGCGGCGCACTTTGCATCTTTCATGATATTACGATCTACAAACAAATGCTCAAAGAAATCGCCCGCCTCGACCGCTTGAATCTGATTGGTGAGATGGCGGCTGGCATCGGACATGAAGTGCGCAACCCGATGACAACAGTACGCGGGTTTTTGCAGGTGCTGCAGCGTAAAACGGAGTTCCAACCGCAATATGAATTTTTTCAACTGATGATTGAAGAGCTCGACCGCGCCAACTCGATCATCACCGAATTCCTTTCGCTGGCGAAAAACAAACCGGTTCATCTTGAGGAACAAAATCTCGTCAAAATCATTCAATCGTTGCTTCCTCTAATGCAAGCCGATGCAACGCTTACCGATACCTACCTCGAAGCAGTCTTAGAACTCGTTCCTTCTATTTTGCTGGATGAAAAAGAAATACGGCAGCTGATTTTAAACCTCGTGCGCAACGGCATTGAAGCAATGCCGCACGGCGGGAAATTATTGCTGCGCACCTATTTGGAGCCGGGCCACGTTTGCCTGTCCATCAGCGACCAGGGAGGCGGCATTCCGGCCGACATCCTTAGCAACCTCGGCACTCCGTTTCTGACCACCAAACAAAACGGCACCGGTTTAGGTCTCGCGGTCTGTTGCAGCATTGTCAGCCGTCATAACGCGACGCTGTATCCGAGCAGCGACGCAAATGGGACCACCTTTGTCGTCAAATTTCCTTTTTAA
- a CDS encoding APC family permease, whose protein sequence is MAEENKKKFGFWSIVLLGLNGVIGSGIFLLPGKAMAMVGPGSIFVYLFMTLVVMAIALCFAECAGKFSRNGAAYVYAREAFGEFVGFEVGIMRWAISIIAWAAMAVGFVTALSAVWPPALQEPYKTAIILTILVGLGILNILGVQMAKILNNLVTVGKLIPLLLFIGIGAFYIKGANFEPMFPKGFEMDSFGAAALLIFYAFTGFEALAVAAEDMDNPKKNLPIALMMVMGICSVVYFMVQAVAVGTLGTDLAKSVAPVADSASAFFGPAGKWLVTIGTLISIGGINVASSFISPRSGVALAEDGMVPRKIAEHSRFGTPYLAIIITVLLAIPVALSGSFVKLAAISVVSRFAQYLPTCLAVIVLRRKRRDLQGSFQVPFGPVIPLAAAAISSWLLTKASPEQLYWGLGALVLGMPLYLLQRYNKKSVL, encoded by the coding sequence ATGGCGGAAGAAAACAAGAAAAAATTTGGTTTTTGGAGCATTGTGTTGCTGGGGTTGAACGGCGTTATCGGTTCGGGGATCTTTCTCCTGCCGGGCAAGGCGATGGCGATGGTGGGACCGGGGAGTATTTTTGTCTATCTGTTTATGACGCTCGTGGTTATGGCGATCGCGCTTTGCTTTGCAGAATGCGCGGGGAAATTCAGCCGCAATGGCGCGGCCTATGTTTATGCACGTGAGGCCTTCGGCGAATTTGTCGGCTTTGAAGTCGGGATCATGCGCTGGGCGATCAGCATCATCGCCTGGGCGGCGATGGCCGTAGGTTTCGTTACCGCGCTTAGCGCGGTTTGGCCGCCGGCGCTGCAGGAACCGTATAAGACAGCTATCATTCTTACCATTTTAGTCGGTCTTGGCATCCTCAACATTTTGGGCGTACAGATGGCGAAGATTCTCAACAATCTTGTCACCGTGGGAAAACTGATTCCCTTGCTGCTCTTTATCGGAATCGGCGCATTTTATATCAAAGGCGCCAATTTTGAGCCGATGTTCCCTAAAGGTTTTGAAATGGATTCGTTTGGCGCGGCTGCTTTACTGATTTTTTATGCGTTTACCGGTTTTGAAGCGCTGGCGGTTGCCGCAGAAGACATGGACAATCCGAAGAAAAATCTGCCGATTGCCTTGATGATGGTGATGGGAATTTGCTCGGTAGTTTATTTTATGGTTCAGGCGGTGGCGGTAGGGACGTTGGGCACTGATCTGGCAAAAAGCGTTGCGCCGGTGGCCGATTCCGCCAGTGCGTTTTTTGGTCCGGCCGGGAAATGGCTGGTCACGATCGGTACGTTGATCTCTATCGGCGGCATCAACGTGGCGTCTTCTTTCATCAGTCCGCGCAGCGGCGTAGCGTTGGCGGAAGACGGTATGGTGCCGCGTAAAATTGCCGAGCACAGCCGCTTTGGCACGCCTTACCTGGCGATCATCATTACGGTTTTGTTGGCGATACCGGTCGCCTTATCGGGCAGTTTCGTCAAGCTGGCGGCAATCAGCGTCGTATCGCGTTTTGCGCAGTATCTACCGACCTGCCTGGCGGTTATCGTATTACGGCGCAAGCGTCGCGACCTGCAAGGCTCTTTCCAGGTGCCGTTTGGGCCGGTGATTCCGCTTGCGGCGGCGGCGATCAGCAGCTGGCTACTGACGAAAGCGTCGCCGGAACAATTGTATTGGGGGCTGGGCGCGTTGGTGCTAGGTATGCCGCTCTATTTGCTGCAACGCTATAACAAGAAGTCGGTGTTATAG
- a CDS encoding gamma-glutamyl-gamma-aminobutyrate hydrolase family protein → MRKPIIGILGSILLMESGPFPGLERTYVNHDYIRAVELAGGIPMLLPVIEESEDIKRQLEGLDALILSGGYDLQPACYQEEPLQEMGFVWPEMDAHQLAAAKMALAGGKPMLGICRGMQIMNVAFGGSLYQDINSQTASRQQHVQKGRRQFASHAVEVTAGSLLAKIVGDGLLQTNSFHHQAVKDVAPGFVVSARAKDGTIEAIEKPGAWVLGLQWHPEMMAQDDATMLGVFKKLVCAVQ, encoded by the coding sequence ATGCGTAAACCGATTATTGGCATTTTAGGCAGTATTTTATTAATGGAAAGCGGCCCGTTTCCAGGCCTGGAGCGGACGTATGTGAATCACGACTATATAAGAGCGGTCGAGTTAGCGGGCGGGATACCGATGCTGCTGCCTGTCATCGAAGAGAGTGAAGATATAAAGAGGCAGTTGGAAGGGCTGGACGCCCTGATTTTGTCTGGCGGTTATGATCTGCAGCCGGCCTGTTACCAGGAAGAGCCGCTGCAGGAAATGGGCTTTGTCTGGCCGGAAATGGATGCGCATCAATTGGCGGCCGCCAAAATGGCCTTGGCCGGCGGCAAACCGATGCTGGGAATCTGTCGCGGCATGCAAATCATGAATGTGGCTTTTGGCGGCAGTTTGTATCAGGACATCAACAGTCAAACGGCAAGTCGTCAGCAGCATGTGCAAAAAGGGCGGCGGCAATTCGCCAGCCATGCAGTTGAAGTGACGGCAGGCAGCCTGCTGGCAAAGATCGTAGGCGACGGTTTGCTGCAGACGAACAGTTTTCATCATCAGGCCGTAAAAGATGTGGCGCCCGGGTTCGTCGTCAGCGCGCGGGCGAAAGATGGAACGATAGAAGCGATTGAAAAACCGGGCGCCTGGGTTCTTGGTCTGCAATGGCATCCGGAAATGATGGCACAGGACGACGCAACGATGCTTGGAGTCTTTAAAAAACTGGTCTGCGCGGTACAGTAA
- a CDS encoding sigma 54-interacting transcriptional regulator, whose amino-acid sequence MKRIAIVTDSANSSLGLFIQENLMQIFDGYAESKVYSFAEMQEGDRIEEDVVLVMLPAKALAIKPYVKESRRVLVVQRTLQEEAVFKLLDIPAGSKVLVVNDAPETTLETVALLYQMGLDHLLLEPYLGENSTEEIQIAVTPGEAASVPQQIAKVIDLGHRCIDLSTFLQIMSRLGLEERELDRRLIQYGESIITLDTGIKRQYKELYLKNTALDTVINLSAEGVMLMDREGQIRLCNASLRKMLELSSEEVLTFENLPKPVQNLLKQGEFRDEIVEWQGRSLLANKKELEQFGEAAGIYLHFQEVTYIRQLEQNLSKRLQSKGLLARYEFSDIVTESERMRQLIKKASMMADSDLTVLITGESGTGKELLAQSMHNQSPRRKMPFVAVNCAAVPEALLESELFGYEAGAFTGALKEGKAGLFEQAHQGTIFLDEIGDMPHALQARLLRVLQERQVMRVGAQRVMNVNIRVIAATNQNLMRKIEAGQFRADLYYRLNVLPLMMPPLRERTEDISLLLRHFLQQHNRSELTLSAQAQELCARYSWPGNIRELANAAAYLSFSAENVVQSDALPHYIKAEDDFSAEEQFIQERCQLEKALEVSALLNERQGLDGGAGRKQIGQALKAQQVKISEGEVRRILSILAECGFVCSQVGRGGSRLTEKGELFLNRFRNRQNSNL is encoded by the coding sequence GTGAAACGGATCGCTATTGTGACCGACAGCGCCAACTCGTCGTTGGGTCTTTTCATACAAGAGAACTTAATGCAGATTTTTGACGGTTATGCCGAAAGCAAAGTCTACTCTTTTGCCGAAATGCAAGAGGGCGACCGGATTGAAGAGGATGTCGTGCTGGTGATGCTGCCGGCGAAAGCGCTGGCCATCAAGCCCTATGTAAAAGAGAGCCGCCGCGTACTGGTAGTGCAGCGAACGCTGCAGGAAGAAGCGGTCTTCAAATTGCTCGATATTCCTGCAGGAAGCAAGGTTTTGGTCGTCAATGACGCGCCGGAAACGACGCTGGAAACCGTCGCACTCCTGTATCAAATGGGCTTGGATCATTTGCTGCTGGAACCTTATCTTGGAGAGAATTCGACGGAAGAGATACAAATTGCGGTCACGCCCGGTGAAGCGGCAAGTGTGCCGCAGCAGATTGCAAAAGTGATTGATCTGGGACACCGCTGCATTGATTTATCGACATTTCTTCAGATCATGAGCCGCTTAGGTTTGGAGGAAAGGGAGCTTGACCGGCGTTTGATCCAATATGGCGAATCGATCATAACGCTCGACACCGGAATCAAGCGGCAGTATAAAGAGTTGTACCTGAAAAATACGGCGCTCGATACGGTGATCAATTTATCGGCGGAAGGCGTAATGCTGATGGATCGTGAAGGTCAGATCCGATTATGCAACGCCAGCCTGCGAAAAATGCTGGAACTTTCAAGTGAAGAAGTGCTGACGTTTGAAAATTTGCCTAAGCCTGTGCAAAATCTACTAAAACAAGGCGAATTCAGAGATGAAATTGTAGAGTGGCAGGGGCGTTCGCTGCTGGCCAACAAAAAAGAATTGGAACAGTTTGGCGAGGCGGCAGGCATTTATCTTCATTTTCAGGAAGTGACATACATCAGGCAATTGGAGCAAAATCTCAGCAAACGTCTGCAAAGCAAAGGCTTGCTGGCCCGATATGAGTTCAGCGATATTGTGACGGAATCGGAAAGAATGCGCCAACTGATAAAAAAGGCGAGCATGATGGCCGATTCCGATCTGACGGTTTTGATAACGGGAGAAAGCGGTACCGGAAAAGAACTGCTGGCGCAGTCGATGCACAATCAGTCGCCCAGGCGAAAAATGCCGTTTGTTGCGGTGAACTGCGCAGCCGTGCCGGAGGCCTTGCTGGAGAGCGAGTTGTTCGGTTATGAAGCGGGTGCGTTCACAGGCGCTTTGAAAGAAGGGAAAGCCGGTTTGTTTGAACAGGCTCATCAGGGGACGATTTTTCTCGATGAAATCGGTGATATGCCGCATGCGTTGCAGGCCAGACTGCTCAGGGTCTTGCAGGAACGACAGGTGATGCGGGTTGGAGCGCAGCGCGTGATGAATGTGAATATACGCGTAATCGCGGCTACGAACCAGAATTTGATGCGAAAAATAGAAGCCGGCCAATTCAGGGCGGATTTATATTATCGCTTAAATGTGCTGCCGCTCATGATGCCGCCGCTGCGCGAACGTACGGAGGATATTTCTTTATTGCTGCGACATTTTTTGCAGCAGCATAATCGCAGTGAACTAACGCTGTCTGCGCAGGCGCAAGAGCTCTGCGCGCGCTATTCCTGGCCGGGCAATATTCGTGAGCTTGCCAACGCGGCGGCTTACTTGTCTTTTTCCGCCGAGAACGTGGTACAAAGCGATGCTTTGCCGCATTATATCAAGGCGGAAGACGATTTTAGCGCGGAAGAGCAGTTTATCCAAGAACGCTGTCAGCTGGAAAAAGCGTTGGAGGTTAGCGCATTATTGAACGAGCGCCAGGGCCTCGATGGCGGCGCGGGGCGCAAACAGATCGGGCAGGCGCTTAAGGCGCAGCAGGTAAAGATCAGTGAAGGCGAAGTGAGACGTATTTTAAGCATCTTGGCGGAGTGCGGTTTTGTCTGCTCGCAGGTCGGGCGAGGCGGCAGTCGTTTGACGGAAAAAGGCGAGTTGTTTTTAAATAGGTTTAGAAATAGGCAAAATAGCAACCTATAA
- a CDS encoding HD-GYP domain-containing protein, which produces MPIVPVKELRPGMILAEYLLDPHGTFLIAPGQVISPEWIKRLSRWQIKSVAVEDEPDSLIPQPPGYNRITALPAMSTFAFKAFCQEQTQIENKIREIFVALRESGTLATGALQELVRDHLYPLLNLPKLPIFIHMPGKQEDYLYRHSFDCAILAGLFARWLEFPTPSVAQIMFSALVMDIGKLFVSDDVINKPDTLTLDERQQAKEHLELGYKILLQNKQVNSAALEAIYQHHERLDGSGYPRGLRGSSILQSARILAIADVYDAMVSHRCYRQGLSPLQAGETLLSSMSSQLDKEMLHCFIEEMRRSFLGEKVLLSDGNHALIAAFPPLPLIRPLVLLPSGAVIPLTHDSSVDIIRWETTYWDPPVLPFMP; this is translated from the coding sequence ATGCCTATCGTCCCTGTAAAAGAGCTTCGTCCCGGCATGATCTTGGCGGAATACCTACTGGATCCGCACGGGACTTTTCTCATTGCACCGGGTCAAGTGATCAGCCCCGAATGGATTAAGCGTCTGTCGCGCTGGCAGATAAAATCCGTTGCGGTTGAAGACGAACCCGACAGCTTGATTCCGCAGCCGCCAGGCTATAATCGCATCACCGCTCTTCCTGCCATGTCGACCTTTGCCTTCAAGGCGTTCTGCCAGGAGCAAACGCAAATTGAAAATAAGATCCGAGAAATCTTTGTCGCGCTGCGCGAGAGCGGCACGCTCGCGACCGGCGCCTTGCAGGAACTGGTACGCGATCATCTTTATCCCCTGCTTAACTTGCCGAAACTGCCTATTTTCATCCATATGCCCGGCAAACAGGAGGATTACCTTTACCGTCATTCGTTCGACTGCGCAATCCTGGCCGGCTTGTTCGCCCGCTGGCTGGAATTTCCCACACCGAGCGTGGCGCAGATCATGTTCAGCGCGCTGGTCATGGATATCGGAAAACTATTCGTCTCTGACGATGTGATTAACAAACCGGATACGCTGACGCTCGATGAACGTCAGCAAGCAAAAGAGCATCTTGAGCTCGGCTACAAGATCTTATTGCAAAACAAACAGGTCAACAGCGCCGCACTGGAAGCGATTTACCAGCATCATGAACGTCTGGACGGCTCCGGTTATCCGCGCGGCCTGCGGGGCAGCAGCATCCTCCAATCGGCGCGCATCCTGGCGATTGCCGACGTCTACGACGCCATGGTCAGCCACCGCTGTTACCGCCAGGGTCTTTCGCCGCTACAAGCCGGAGAGACCTTGCTGAGTTCTATGTCCAGCCAACTCGATAAAGAGATGCTGCATTGCTTCATCGAAGAAATGCGTCGTTCCTTTTTGGGCGAGAAGGTTCTTCTTTCCGACGGCAACCACGCCCTCATCGCCGCTTTTCCCCCATTGCCGCTGATCAGGCCGCTGGTGCTGCTGCCGAGCGGCGCCGTCATTCCGCTGACGCATGACAGCAGCGTCGACATCATCCGTTGGGAGACAACCTACTGGGATCCACCCGTTCTGCCCTTTATGCCGTAA